AGCGTTACCCTGTTTGTCGGCATGAGGGTTGCCGTCCGCAATTGAATCGGCGCAATCTTGCGAAAGGGACCAGGATCGGTTCTTGTCGGTCGTCGATTGAATCTCCAATTCGATCCCTGTCAAGTCGCAGGCATGCTCCTGATCGCGGGGGCCGATCAACAGCGCCAGCATGTCTCCTTTTTTCATCGCCAGATTGGGGAGCGAGGGAAACTCGGCCGCCAGGCCTGAACCGACATCGGCCGCTCCCAGAATCCGTTGTTCTCCTGGGCGCCGATGTTCGAGTCGCCATTGAAATCCATTGCCGCACGCATTGTGTGCGTCAAACGCTTCTGGTTGGGCGCGATAGGTCCCATCGGTTGGGCATCGCCAAGCGACGGCGATCCACCGCTCTGGACGAGGATGAACGGCGATCGAGTGGGGGCGAACATCGCCGGGGATGCGGATCGTTTCTTCGGTTGAATTGGCGACCAGCGAAAGATCTTTGAGCCCTGCTCTGCCCCAGCCGCGGATTGCTGTGCTATTATCCAGCGGCTGATCGAGATATTCGGCGAACGTCACCGGTTCAATCGCAGAAATCCCCAGATACCGTATCCAGGCCGATAGCAGCACTGGATCGACCTGATGCGATTGGGCGGTTGCGGTGATATCGGGCGCCTGGTTGGTCGTTTTGATCTCCCAAGCGGCGCTCAGATAGCGGGAAAGATGCTCCAACACCTCTTGGCGATTCTGTTCATAAGCGTTGGCCACATCGTGTAAATCACGAAGCGGAATGGTCCGTCCCCCGGTGCGGAGAAATCGGGGATTGCGCCAGAGGGCGACATCGTTTTGATACTCGTCGCCCGAGGTTCCGGTCGTCAGCAACAGGAGGTCTGGTTCGCCTTCTTCCAGATTGACTGTGATCCGGAAGTCTTGCGACGCGACGACGGCGTCTTGGCTTTGTTGCCAGGGGCGAATGCTGCCAAAATGACCTACTCGGTTGAATTTCCAAAGTCGCTCTTGCCAGGCGCGAATATCGCTGGCGATCTGCAGCGCCTCTTGTTCGTTCGCGGCGGCGATGCGAAGTCGCAAGTCATCCAGCAGCGGCGACTGGGTCGCACTGCCCAGCAGCAATTCGGCCATTCGCGAGAAATAGGGAGGATTGATTTTTTCAGCGACGGCGATCTTGGCAGCCGCACCTGGTTCCCTTTGCAGTCGCTCACGATGGCGAACCAGCGCCGTCAGATAAAGATCGAGATCAACGCGTCCATCCAACTTGGTGCCGACCTGAGGGTCAACAATGGTCCAGAGATCGAGGACGCTCGGGTCGCTTCCGTCCAGCGTATGTCGCGTGTAGATCTCACGAATCTGGGCAATCAGCTCGTTGATCGCGTCGCGGCGAGTCGTTCCTTCGATAAAGCGAAACCCATCCGGCAGCAGCACCGCGTGTTGAGCGATCGCCTGACCGGCGTCCAAGTATTTGCGAAATAGCGCTGGAGACATCACCAGCGATGCGCCTGTATTGGTAAACCCTTCGCCGGCGGCGCCGTCTATCGGAAACTCGCGCGTCGGGTCGAAATCAATTCCGGTCAAATCGTGCAGCGTGTAGGCGTACTCCGCATTGTTCAAGCGACGAAGCAATACCGGGCCTGGATCGCCTGCGTTGGCTTTCGCTTCGGCGTCGAGATAGCTGGTAGTCCAGGCCAACAAATGCTGGCGCTCGGCGGCGGTCGGCTGCGCGCTCTCCGCGGGCGGCATCTCACCACCGGCGATCATCTCGGCGACGCGTTGCCAAACCGCTGGGTCATGTCGGATTGCGGCGATATCAGCGAACCGCTCGAGATCGAGTTCTCCTTCTTTCGCGTCGGTCGAATGGCAATCGAGACAATAGGTCTTGAGGAGCGGTTGGAATTTCTCGATATATTGTTGACCCAGAGGCGCAAACGGTTCGGCGAGCAGCACCGCTGGCGCCATCGTCAGCAGCGCGCAGACTGTGATTATTCGCCAGCAAGGTCGATCATAAAATCGTGCCGCAAGACCAGGAGGCCGCATGTGCGGATCCAATGTGCTGAAGGAAGCGGAGGCGGGGAACTAGCAGCGGAAGGAAAAACGGGAGGAGTTCCAGATGAACCCTGAATCTAATCGATACGACCGAAATTGTCACATTTTTCCCTCGACAAAATGTAGCACGCAATTCTCGGCAATAAGAAGCTTAGGCATCCCTGGTTTCCTTATCTGAAAAGGGGGCGTTTCTGAAGGCTCCTAACGGAAATTCCGGAGGATATTCGCCGCCAGCAAGTATATTGCCGATTTCTCGCACGCTTATCCCAATCAGCGTCAGTCGCTGTGCTTCTTCTCCTTTCTGAAAAATATGCGAACCATCTCGCGGGTTCGTCGTCTAACTTTCAGGCAACACGACGCCTAACACTCGATGAACAAAGCAAAACCATGATTTTAAAACAATCCAATCAACCATTCGAAAGCGGCCGAAAACTCCAACGGCTCGCCGAACCGGAAGTCAATATTCGGTTAGCGATCTCGCTGCGTTTGTGACCCAGGCAAGATCGCCTGAACCCTATTTCAAGGGCTGACGTCACCAGCGACGTCAGCCCTTTTTTGTCGCGCTGGCGAAACATTTTGGCTCGTTGGACTTCGGGTGAGGTCGGCGGTTTTTCACGCCGCAGAGGCTGGGTTCGACTCCGACCCGCTGCTCACCATTTTCAATTCAGCAATGCGCCCATGATGTAGCGGCAGCCTACTGCCTTGCCATGGCGGAAGTGTGGGTTCGACTCCCACTGGGCGCTCTGACAACGTGACGACAATTTTTGCGGTGGGTCCTGTGTTGGTACGGGAGGGCGACTGTTAATCGCTTTGTCGCAGGTTCGATCCCTGCCTCCGCAGCTGGAGAAATGCGGTTGACTACTTCGAGCTTTCTCAAAATTGCCGAGCGATTTTGCCTCACTTGCGCATTTCGAGGTTGCTCTGTTTGAAATCGCAGGCGCCTATTCTTCTTCGTAGCCAGCCAGATTTTTCAAATAGCGTCCTCAAACCTTGCGCTGGCGGGCACGAAGAGGAAAAAAACAGGGCTCGGTAGGCAACTGACAGACCATCTTGGCTTAGAACCAGGAATGCTGTGGGTTCGAATCCCACCCGAGCTACTGCAACTCTTTTAACCGAATCCGGCGATACTCCATTTGCCCGCGATCTCCTTCCAGGCCGATGCCGCCGGTTGCCGGAACCTTCAGCGCTTCTTCCAACAGTTCGCCGTTACAAGTGCAGTGGGCGGTGTTGTCTTTGACCGTGACGACCAGTTCGTTCCAATCTTGCGGCTTGTAGTTCTTTAGTTCGGTGTAGGGACCAGCCAGCACATAGTCGCGGCATTGCAGCTGCGGTTGACGGATGAAGACGCCGCTGTCGGCGTTGGGAGTGGCGCGAAACTCCAGTTTCAAAACAAAGTCTTGTGCGAATTCTTGTGTAGTCCAAAGCTGTTGTATGCGACGTCCTTCGGCCGGAGTCGTCACAACCAAGCGTCCATTGACCGCAACGTAGCGACCGTCATCGCTGGAGGTCTTACCGTCGAACGTGATGGTCTGCGGAACTTCGGGACGAGAAATGCCGCCCGGCTTTCCTTTTCGCGGCGGCGTCGCATGAAATTGCCAGCCGGTCAGATCTTTGCCGTTGAACAGGCTGACGAAGCCTGGCTCATTTTCAAAATCGTCCTGTTCGGTTTCGAGATAGCCTAGCGTCGCAAAGATCGGTCGCAAAGTCGCAGCCCACATTGCATAACCGGCTTGGTTGGGGTGAAGCAGATCGGGAAACTCCTCCGCTTTGGCGTCACCCTTTTCGTCTGCGAAAAGGGTCCAAGTATCGAGTACGGTGATTTGCGGATCGCCGTGAACCACTTTTTCGTACAGCTGGTTCACCTGTTTGATTTTGTCGGCCGGGCGATTCTTCTTTTCAGAACTGGGGAAGACTTTGCAGACGATAATCGGCATCTCGGCGTTATGCTTCTTCAGCGCCGCAATGATTAGCTCGAAATTGGCGGCGATCGTTTCTGGCTCAGCATGTTCGTCCAGATCGTTGGTTCCCATCAGCATGACGACGGCACGCGGATGAAGTGCGAGAACATCTTCCTGCAGGCGAATTAACATCCCTCGGGTCGTATCGCCGCTGATCCCGCGATTGGCGACCTTCATATCGCCAAAATTGCCCCCCATATTGTCGCCCCAACCTTGGGTGATCGAGTCACCGAGAAAGACGACGGCGCCTTGATCGGCGGCGACTTGCTGGGACCAACCGCTCCGTTTCGCTTGCCACAGATTGCGGAACCAGTCATAGCGACGAATCGGTCCCGTCCCAGGCAATTCTTCGTCGGTCTCCGGTATTGTGAACTTCGCGTCGGCGTCCGCAGTTTTTTGCGCCGTCAACGGCAGAGTCATCGACAAGACAAGTGAAGCGGCGATCAGCGCGCGGCAGGAGTTTCTGAAGGTCATCGTGGGT
The nucleotide sequence above comes from Blastopirellula sp. J2-11. Encoded proteins:
- a CDS encoding GDSL-type esterase/lipase family protein, yielding MTFRNSCRALIAASLVLSMTLPLTAQKTADADAKFTIPETDEELPGTGPIRRYDWFRNLWQAKRSGWSQQVAADQGAVVFLGDSITQGWGDNMGGNFGDMKVANRGISGDTTRGMLIRLQEDVLALHPRAVVMLMGTNDLDEHAEPETIAANFELIIAALKKHNAEMPIIVCKVFPSSEKKNRPADKIKQVNQLYEKVVHGDPQITVLDTWTLFADEKGDAKAEEFPDLLHPNQAGYAMWAATLRPIFATLGYLETEQDDFENEPGFVSLFNGKDLTGWQFHATPPRKGKPGGISRPEVPQTITFDGKTSSDDGRYVAVNGRLVVTTPAEGRRIQQLWTTQEFAQDFVLKLEFRATPNADSGVFIRQPQLQCRDYVLAGPYTELKNYKPQDWNELVVTVKDNTAHCTCNGELLEEALKVPATGGIGLEGDRGQMEYRRIRLKELQ